Proteins encoded in a region of the Eretmochelys imbricata isolate rEreImb1 chromosome 10, rEreImb1.hap1, whole genome shotgun sequence genome:
- the PSMA4 gene encoding proteasome subunit alpha type-4 isoform X2, which translates to MSRRYDSRTTIFSPEGRLYQVEYAMEAIGHAGTCLGILANDGVLLAAERRNIHKLLDEVFFSEKIYKLNEDMACSVAGITSDANVLTNELRLIAQRYLLQYQEPIPCEQLVTALCDIKQAYTQFGGKRPFGVSLLYIGWDKHYGFQLYQSDPSGNYGGWKATCIGNNSAAAVSMLKQDYKEGAMTLKSALALAIKVLNKTMDVSKLSAEKVEIATLTRENGKTTIRVLKQKEVEQLIKKHEEEEAKSEREKKEKEQKEKDK; encoded by the exons ATG TCTCGAAGATATGATTCCAGAACTACTATATTTTCTCCAGAAG GTCGTTTGTATCAAGTTGAATATGCTATGGAAGCAATTGGACATGCAGGCACTTGCCTGGGAATTTTAGCAAATGATGGTGTATTGTTAGCAGCAGAACGGCGCAACATCCACAAGCTTCTTGATGAAGTctttttttcagagaaaatatACAAGCTTAATGA GGATATGGCTTGCAGTGTTGCAGGGATAACTTCAGATGCTAATGTTCTAACAAATGAACTGAGACTTATTGCACAAAG GTATCTATTGCAGTATCAAGAACCAATTCCTTGTGAGCAGTTGGTAACAGCACTGTGTGATATCAAGCAAGCTTATACACAGTTTGGAG GAAAACGTCCTTTTGGTGTTTCATTGCTGTACATTGGCTGGGATAAGCATTATGGATTTCAGCTGTATCAGAGTGATCCTAGTGGAAACTATGGAGGATGGAAAGCTACATGCATTGGGAATAATAGTGCT GCAGCTGTGTCAATGTTAAAACAAGACTATAAAGAAGGAGCAATGACCTTGAAATCTGCACTTGCTTTAGCCATTAAAGTGCTAAACAAAACCATGGACGTTAGCAAACTTTCTGCAGAGAAAG TTGAAATTGCAACATTGACAAGAGAGAATGGAAAGACAACAATTAGAGTACTAAAGCAAAAAGAGGTGGAACAGTTGATAAAAAAACATGAGGAGGAAGAAGCAAAATCTGAGcgtgaaaagaaagaaaaagaacaaaaagaaaaagataaataG
- the PSMA4 gene encoding proteasome subunit alpha type-4 isoform X1: MFLLQSRRYDSRTTIFSPEGRLYQVEYAMEAIGHAGTCLGILANDGVLLAAERRNIHKLLDEVFFSEKIYKLNEDMACSVAGITSDANVLTNELRLIAQRYLLQYQEPIPCEQLVTALCDIKQAYTQFGGKRPFGVSLLYIGWDKHYGFQLYQSDPSGNYGGWKATCIGNNSAAAVSMLKQDYKEGAMTLKSALALAIKVLNKTMDVSKLSAEKVEIATLTRENGKTTIRVLKQKEVEQLIKKHEEEEAKSEREKKEKEQKEKDK; encoded by the exons ATGTTTTTGTTACAGTCTCGAAGATATGATTCCAGAACTACTATATTTTCTCCAGAAG GTCGTTTGTATCAAGTTGAATATGCTATGGAAGCAATTGGACATGCAGGCACTTGCCTGGGAATTTTAGCAAATGATGGTGTATTGTTAGCAGCAGAACGGCGCAACATCCACAAGCTTCTTGATGAAGTctttttttcagagaaaatatACAAGCTTAATGA GGATATGGCTTGCAGTGTTGCAGGGATAACTTCAGATGCTAATGTTCTAACAAATGAACTGAGACTTATTGCACAAAG GTATCTATTGCAGTATCAAGAACCAATTCCTTGTGAGCAGTTGGTAACAGCACTGTGTGATATCAAGCAAGCTTATACACAGTTTGGAG GAAAACGTCCTTTTGGTGTTTCATTGCTGTACATTGGCTGGGATAAGCATTATGGATTTCAGCTGTATCAGAGTGATCCTAGTGGAAACTATGGAGGATGGAAAGCTACATGCATTGGGAATAATAGTGCT GCAGCTGTGTCAATGTTAAAACAAGACTATAAAGAAGGAGCAATGACCTTGAAATCTGCACTTGCTTTAGCCATTAAAGTGCTAAACAAAACCATGGACGTTAGCAAACTTTCTGCAGAGAAAG TTGAAATTGCAACATTGACAAGAGAGAATGGAAAGACAACAATTAGAGTACTAAAGCAAAAAGAGGTGGAACAGTTGATAAAAAAACATGAGGAGGAAGAAGCAAAATCTGAGcgtgaaaagaaagaaaaagaacaaaaagaaaaagataaataG